The following coding sequences are from one Gossypium hirsutum isolate 1008001.06 chromosome A12, Gossypium_hirsutum_v2.1, whole genome shotgun sequence window:
- the LOC107946757 gene encoding ABC transporter B family member 2, giving the protein MTPSGSFNQDIDEDDTKKKEGKKKKDHKVPLLKLFSFADIYDYVLMGLGSIGACVHGASVPVFFIFFGKLINVAGMAYLFPKEASHKVAKYSLDFVYLSVAILFSSWIEVACWMHTGERQAAKMRMAYLKSMLNQDISLFDTEASTGQVISAITSDIILVQDALSEKVGNFMHYVSRFIVGFCIGFARVWQISLVTLSIVPLIAIAGGLYAYVATGLIARVRNSYVKAGEIAEEVIGNVRTVQAFAGEERAVKSYKEALMNTYKYGRRAGLAKGLGLGSMHCVLFVSWALLVWFTSIVVHKNIADGGDSFTTMLNVVISGLSLGLAAPDISAFIRARVAAYPIFEMIERNTVSKTSSKTGHKLGKVEGHIEFKDVSFNYPSRPDVVIFNRFSLNIPAGKIVALVGGSGSGKSTVISLIERFYEPLAGEVLLDGNNVRDLDLKWLRHQIGLVNQEPALFATTIRENILYGKYDATLGDIARAAKLSGAITFINNLPDRFETQVGERGIQLSGGQKQRIAISRAIVKNPSILLLDEATSALDAESEKSVQEALDRVMVGRTTVVVAHRLSTIRNADVIAVVQSGKIVETGSHDELISNPNSAYSSLVQLQETASLQRYPSQSPAMSTPRSLSYSRELSRTRTSFGASFRSDKDSVFSRLGAEGIDTRKPVSPRRLYSMIGPDWYYGVFGTIAALIAGAQMPLFALGVSQALVSYYMDWETTCNEVKKIATLFCCAAVITVIVHAIEHLCFGIMGERLTLRVREVMFSAILRNEIGWFDDPNNASSMLASHLESDATFLKGVVVDRTSILIQNLGLVVAAFTIAFILNWRITLVILATFPLIISGHISEKLFMQGFGGDLSKAYLKANMLAGEAVSNIRTVAAFCAEEKIFDLYSRELVEPSKRSFNRGQIAGIFYGISQFFIFSSYGLALWYGSILMGKELASFKSVMKSFMVLIITALAMGETLALIPDLLKGNQMVASVFEIMDRKTQVVGDVGEEVTNVEGTIELRGVHFSYPSRPDVVIFKDFDLKVRSGKSMALVGQSGSGKSSVLVLILRFYDPTAGKVMIDGRDIRKLKLKSLRKHIGLVQQEPALFATSIYENILYGKEGASESEIIEAAKLANAHGFISSLPEGYSTKVGERGVQLSGGQKQRVAIARAVLKNPEILLLDEATSALDVESERVVQQALDRLMRNRTTVMVAHRLSTIKNADQISVIQGGRIIEKGSHSSLIENKEGPYFKLINLQQQQHCS; this is encoded by the exons ATGACACCTTCTGGTTCATTTAACCAAGATATTGATGAGGATGACACaaagaagaaagaaggaaagaagaagaaggatCACAAAGTTCCATTGTTGAAGTTGTTTTCATTTGCAGACATTTACGACTATGTGCTAATGGGTTTGGGTTCCATTGGTGCATGCGTGCATGGTGCATCGGTTCCtgttttcttcatcttctttggGAAATTGATAAACGTTGCTGGAATGGCTTATCTCTTCCCTAAAGAAGCTTCTCACAAAGTTGCAAAG TACTCATTGGATTTTGTATATCTCAGCGTGGCTATTTTATTTTCCTCATGGATAG aGGTGGCTTGTTGGATGCATACTGGAGAGCGACAGGCAGCAAAAATGAGGATGGCATACCTCAAGTCTATGCTAAATCAAGACATAAGCTTATTTGACACTGAAGCTTCAACAGGACAAGTCATTTCCGCCATTACAAGTGACATTATTCTTGTTCAAGATGCTCTTTCTGAGAAG GTGGGGAATTTCATGCATTACGTAAGCAGGTTTATAGTAGGTTTCTGCATTGGATTTGCGAGAGTATGGCAAATCAGTTTGGTAACACTGTCAATTGTCCCCTTGATTGCCATTGCTGGTGGGCTTTATGCTTACGTAGCCACGGGGCTTATTGCTAGAGTTCGAAACTCCTACGTCAAGGCCGGTGAAATTGCGGAAGAG GTGATCGGGAATGTTCGAACAGTCCAAGCATTTGCAGGGGAAGAAAGGGCAGTGAAATCATATAAAGAAGCATTGATGAACACATACAAGTACGGCAGAAGAGCTGGCTTAGCCAAGGGCCTCGGACTGGGCTCTATGCATTGCGTGCTTTTCGTTTCCTGGGCGTTGCTCGTTTGGTTCACCAGTATAGTTGTTCACAAGAACATTGCCGATGGTGGGGATTCTTTCACTACCATGCTTAATGTTGTCATCTCCGGCCT GTCACTAGGACTGGCAGCTCCCGACATCTCAGCGTTTATTCGAGCAAGGGTGGCTGCGTATCCGATATTTGAGATGATAGAGAGGAATACAGTTAGCAAAACCAGCTCCAAAACAGGCCACAAACTAGGCAAAGTGGAGGGTCACATTGAATTCAAGGACGTGTCATTCAATTACCCGTCTCGCCCGGATGTAGTAATCTTCAATAGGTTCAGCCTCAACATACCTGCTGGCAAAATTGTAGCTCTTGTGGGAGGAAGTGGCTCTGGGAAGAGCACGGTCATATCATTGATTGAAAGATTTTATGAGCCCCTTGCAGGGGAAGTTTTGTTGGATGGGAATAATGTTAGGGACCTTGATCTCAAATGGCTTAGACATCAAATTGGTTTGGTTAATCAGGAGCCAGCACTTTTCGCAACAACGATTAGGGAGAATATCCTTTACGGGAAATATGATGCTACACTCGGAGATATAGCACGTGCTGCGAAACTTTCGGGGGCCATTACGTTTATTAATAATCTCCCTGATAGATTTGAGACTCAG GTTGGTGAAAGAGGAATACAACTATCAGGTGGACAGAAGCAAAGAATTGCGATATCTCGAGCAATAGTGAAGAATCCATCTATCCTTTTACTTGATGAAGCAACAAGTGCACTTGATGCGGAATCTGAGAAGAGTGTGCAGGAGGCACTTGACCGTGTGATGGTGGGACGAACCACAGTCGTCGTGGCTCATCGACTTTCTACTATTAGGAATGCAGACGTGATAGCTGTTGTTCAAAGTGGGAAGATAGTAGAAACTGGCAGCCATGATGAGCTCATTTCAAATCCTAACAGTGCCTACTCTTCACTCGTTCAGCTTCAAGAGACGGCGTCACTTCAACGATACCCCTCGCAGAGTCCTGCAATGAGTACACCACGCAG TTTGAGTTATTCACGAGAATTATCCCGAACAAGGACAAGCTTTGGTGCAAGTTTTCGTTCCGACAAGGATTCCGTATTTAGCCGTTTAGGTGCTGAAGGAATAGATACAAGGAAGCCTGTTTCACCAAGAAGACTATATTCTATGATAGGACCTGACTGGTATTATGGGGTGTTTGGAACCATTGCTGCATTAATTGCTGGAGCTCAGATGCCTCTCTTTGCTCTAGGGGTTTCTCAAGCTCTAGTATCCTATTACATGGACTGGGAAACAACATGCAATGAAGTGAAGAAAATTGCCACCTTATTTTGCTGTGCTGCAGTTATAACTGTCATTGTTCATGCAATTGAGCACCTATGTTTCGGTATTATGGGAGAGCGACTCACTCTCCGTGTGCGTGAAGTGATGTTTTCTG CCATTTTGAGGAACGAAATTGGATGGTTTGACGACCCAAACAACGCAAGTTCCATGCTAGCATCGCATCTAGAGAGTGATGCAACATTTCTAAAAGGTGTAGTTGTCGATCGGACATCAATTCTCATCCAGAATCTAGGCTTGGTCGTTGCTGCCTTCACTATTGCTTTCATCTTAAACTGGAGAATCACACTTGTTATCTTGGCCACTTTCCCATTAATCATAAGTGGTCACATTAGCGAG AAACTATTCATGCAAGGCTTTGGAGGTGACTTAAGCAAAGCATATCTAAAAGCAAACATGCTCGCTGGCGAGGCTGTCAGCAATATTAGAACTGTGGCTGCATTTTGTGCTGAGGAGAAGATCTTTGATCTTTATTCCCGTGAGCTGGTAGAGCCTTCAAAGCGTTCGTTCAACCGTGGTCAAATTGCAGGGATATTCTACGGCATTTCCCAGTTCTTCATCTTCTCATCTTATGGCCTTGCCTTATG gtatggttctattttaaTGGGGAAGGAGCTAGCTAGCTTTAAATCCGTCATGAAATCATTTATGGTTTTGATTATAACGGCATTAGCCATGGGTGAAACTCTGGCATTGATTCCAGACCTTTTAAAAGGGAACCAAATGGTGGCATCGGTGTTCGAGATTATGGACCGAAAGACTCAAGTTGTTGGGGATGTTGGAGAAGAAGTAACAAATGTGGAAGGTACAATTGAGCTAAGGGGTGTCCACTTTAGTTATCCATCAAGGCCAGACGTAGTCATTTTCAAGGACTTCGATCTAAAAGTACGTTCAGGCAAGAGTATGGCACTGGTGGGGCAAAGCGGATCTGGTAAAAGTTCGGTTCTTGTTCTTATACTTCGATTTTATGATCCAACAGCTGGGAAAGTGATGATTGATG GCAGAGATATCAGGAAACTGAAGCTGAAATCCCTTCGGAAACACATTGGTCTAGTGCAACAAGAACCAGCTCTTTTTGCCACATCCATTTATGAAAACATCCTTTATGGCAAAGAAGGAGCTTCAGAATCAGAAATAATAGAAGCAGCAAAGCTTGCCAATGCACATGGTTTCATAAGTTCCCTCCCCGAGGGTTACTCAACAAAAGTTGGGGAACGAGGAGTGCAACTATCGGGTGGTCAGAAACAGAGAGTAGCCATTGCTCGAGCTGTTCTGAAGAACCCAGAAATCTTGCTGCTTGATGAAGCTACCAGTGCTCTAGACGTCGAGTCAGAGCGTGTGGTGCAACAAGCTCTCGACAGGTTAATGAGGAACCGAACAACAGTTATGGTGGCACATAGGCTGTCAACTATTAAAAATGCAGATCAAATCTCGGTTATACAAGGAGGAAGAATAATAGAGAAAGGGAGTCATTCTAGTCTCATAGAAAACAAAGAGGGGCCGTATTTTAAGTTAATCAATCTTCAGCAGCAACAGCATTGCAGCTAG
- the LOC107946758 gene encoding RNA-binding protein 34: MGKKKSKEPVTMAGPDTVSSQSDIFKTIFGDITEPNAAASSLFSDDNPFKRKPEETVKNPEKVYSLDSDMVELKHRKRKEKEKAENLTLGSSEEAIETQKSKKGRNPENLNLGSLDSNVESSGLDAKGKKRKRDEVEKEYEDRKYGTVAVASDEEEEVVVGQKRKKPEDVGVVALVPKEGFDDDSKLMRTVFVGNLPIKAKKKVLLKEFSKFGEIESVRIRSVPLNDTKKPRKGAIMLKQINENADSVHAYIVFKTEQSAEASLANNMAVIAGNHIRVDRACPPRKKLKAENAPLYDNRRTVFVGNLPFDVKDEEIYQLFCGINNLESSIEAVRVIRDPQFGVGKGIAYVLFKTREAANVVVKKRTMKLRDRELRLSHAKSDATSSKRKNQSSSGTDSTPAKKLAIDSRTPSTTGNKSNTKASLSYQGLRASKSGFEKKVSSRGTIGPVKMKFKAQITDKPKERLTKRPAVAARKAKAKVHKDGSVPKQTGVKRKLDSFSPGSGSHKTKKGKMFR, translated from the exons ATGGGAAAGAAGAAGTCTAAAGAACCGGTAACGATGGCCGGACCAGACACCGTTTCATCTCAATCTGATATCTTCAAAACCATCTTCGGTGACATTACTGAGCCAAATGCCGCTGCTTCATCCCTTTTTTCCGATGACAATCCATTCAAAAGAAAACCCGAAGAAACCGTCAAAAACCCTGAAAAAGTTTATTCATTGGATTCAGATATGGTGGAATTGAAGCATAGGAAGCGGAAGGAGAAAGAGAAAGCTGAAAATCTTACCTTGGGTTCTAGCGAAGAAGCTATAGAGACTCAGAAGTCAAAGAAAGGGAGGAACCCTGAAAACCTAAATTTGGGTTCTTTAGATAGCAATGTTGAAAGTTCAGGTCTTGATGCAAAAGGCAAGAAAAGGAAGAGAGATGAAGTGGAGAAAGAGTACGAGGACAGAAAATATGGGACGGTGGCGGTGGCGTCCGATGAAGAGGAGGAGGTTGTCGTGGGGCAGAAGAGGAAGAAGCCAGAGGACGTTGGGGTAGTTGCTTTGGTTCCAAAAGAGGGGTTTGATGATGACAGTAAACTTATGAGGACTGTTTTTGTAGGAAATTTGCCTATTAAAGCGAAGAAGAAAGTCTTGTTAAAGGAGTTCAGTAAGTTTGGAGAGATTGAGTCTGTTAGAATTCGATCTGTTCCTCTAAATGAT ACTAAGAAGCCGAGAAAAGGAGCTATAATGTTAAAGCAAATTAATGAGAATGCTGATAG CGTTCATGCGTACATTGTTTTCAAAACTGAGCAATCTGCTGAGGCATCTTTAGCCAATAACATGGCTGTG ATTGCAGGGAATCACATTCGTGTTGATAGGGCGTGCCCGCCGAGGAAGAAGTTGAAAGCAGAGAATGCTCCTCTCTATGATAACAGGAGGACTGTTTTTGTTGGTAATCTCCCATTTGATGTGAAG GATGAAGAAATTTATCAGCTCTTTTGTGGTATCAATAATCTGGAGTCTAGCATTGAAGCTGTTCGGGTTATTCGAGATCCTCAATTTGGTGTTGGCAAGGGTATTGCTTATGTCTTGTTCAAAACAAGG GAAGCGGCAAATGTGGTTGTTAAAAAGCGAACAATGAAGCTTAGGGATAGAGAGCTAAGGCTTTCTCATGCCAAATCCGATGCTACCTCATCTAAGAGAAAGAACCAATCATCTTCAGGGACAGATAGTACCCCAGCCAAGAAGTTGGCAATTGATTCAAGGACTCCCTCAACTACTGGCAACAAATCAAATACAAAAGCTTCTTTGTCGTACCAGGGCTTGCGTGCTAGCAAATCAGGTTTTGAGAAGAAAGTTAGTTCAAGGGGAACTATTGGCCctgtaaaaatgaaatttaaagctCAAATAACGGATAAGCCAAAAGAACGCTTGACCAAAAGACCAGCTGTTGCTGCTAGAAAGGCCAAGGCAAAAGTACACAAGGATGGTAGTGTGCCCAAACAAACAGGTGTAAAACGCAAGCTGGACAGCTTCAGTCCAGGGAGTGGCTCCCATAAGACGAAGAAAGGCAAAATGTTTAGGTAG
- the LOC107946756 gene encoding zinc finger CCCH domain-containing protein 12: MDYSRENVVHVIPNSIDPSVWATEEDYRAWNNEETFNDAPSNFSYDQRQPQSRSNSDMPPDKKSRNSQDLSSRSKAIGKMFFKTKLCGKFRAGTCPFIKNCNFAHSIEELRRPPPNWQEIVAAHEEEKGILAEPREEFHIPSLGSNSFSGETQRSYKGRHCKKFYTEEGCPYGDNCTFLHDEQSKNRESVAISLGPGGYHGVGGGGGGAASGGCGSGSNIKPSNWKTRICNKWELTGYCPFGNKCHFAHGLAELHRHGGALGDTEAKDSFVAPFDSKQAGGAPLKTPADTMAASIPSVPLSDLGVPSQRTSIVLQKPGQTTPHNWKGPDKISRIYGDWIDDFE; this comes from the exons ATGGATTACAGTAGAGAAAATGTAGTTCATGTAATTCCAAATTCGATAGACCCTTCAGTTTGGGCAACAGAAGAAGATTACCGTGCTTGGAACAATGAAGAAACCTTTAACGATGCACCTTCTAATTTCAGCTACGACCAAAGACAACCTCAATCGCGGTCCAATTCAGACATGCCACCAGACAAGAAATCAAGAAATTCCCAGGATTTAAGTTCTAGGTCCAAAGCCATAGGCAAAATGTTTTTCAAGACCAAGCTTTGTGGCAAGTTCAGGGCTGGCACTTGCCCATTCATTAAAAACTGTAACTTTGCACATAGCATTGAAGAGCTTCGACGCCCACCTCCTAATTGGCAAGAAATAGTAGCTGCTCATGAAGAAGAGAAAGGGATTTTGGCAGAGCCAAGAGAGGAATTCCACATTCCTTCTTTGGGGTCTAATAGTTTTTCAGGGGAAACACAGAGATCATATAAAGGAAGGCATTGCAAGAAATTTTATACTGAGGAAGGGTGTCCTTATGGTGATAATTGCACATTTTTGCATGACGAGCAGTCAAAGAATCGAGAGAGTGTGGCTATAAGTTTGGGACCTGGAGGATATCATGGTGTCGGGGGAGGGGGAGGAGGTGCCGCTAGTGGCGGTTGTGGGAGTGGATCGAACATTAAACCATCTAATTGGAAGACCAGGATTTGTAATAAGTGGGAACTCACCGGGTACTGCCCGTTTGGAAATAAATGTCATTTTGCTCATGGACTTGCTG AGCTACACAGACATGGAGGTGCTCTTGGGGATACAGAAGCTAAGGATTCTTTTGTTGCCCCTTTCGATTCAAAGCAAGCAGGAGGAGCGCCTTTAAAGACGCCTGCAGATACTATGGCTGCATCAATCCCTTCAGTTCCACTTTCAGATCTTGGAGTTCCTTCACAGCGGACATCTATTGTACTCCAGAAACCAGGACAAACAACTCCCCACAATTGGAAAGGACCAGATAAAATCAGTCGGATATATGGAGACTGGatcgatgattttgaataa